The Platichthys flesus chromosome 8, fPlaFle2.1, whole genome shotgun sequence genome has a window encoding:
- the rlim gene encoding E3 ubiquitin-protein ligase RLIM → MEGSDSSEQSGNDQPESQRRRQLDRLDREEAFYQFVNNLSDEDYRLMRDNNLLGTPGEVTEDELFNRLQQIKDGPDQPNNNTPSTEVGEEPAVQPESSEDPAGGDSLLDWLNTVRRTGNTTRTGHRGNQSWRAVSQTNPNSGDFRFSLEISVNRNLAEQQAAAEGEQESPGGQEQEVVASAEPQVPMETEVLEEPVVEELAVIVEPEPELEEVVSPEILEESPSSPAALPVQPPLSLSPRRGQRRPRSRSPEPRRTRARTARSRSPLSLDQLDGLPNPRPAPASQVPTPATSSPPLPQVEGSSRTRQHVLSRQSTADSDVQPSRASAESVPEVQNVEAQEGEAAGGEAGAAGRRPPTIMLDLQVRRVRPGEYRQRDSIASRTRSRSQNSNNTFLYESERGGFRRTFSRSERAGVRTYVSTIRIPIRRISDAGLGEATSMALQSMIRQIMTGFGELGYLMDSDSDSSDSNRGASTPSDLGETLNNPEATPAAVSAPAADVDEPPAAAGVRARTVETDLVEGLATAPPASGGRARPRPAISLEEPSSLPFLRLAHFFLLNDDDEDQPQGLTKEQIDNLSMRNFGETDALKTCSVCITEYAEGNKLRKLPCSHEYHVHCIDRWLSENSTCPICRRAVLVSANRESVV, encoded by the exons ATGGAGGGGTCTGACAGTTCGGAGCAGAGTGGCAATGACCAGCCGGAGTCACAGCGCAGAAGGCAGCTGGACCGCCTGGACAGGGAGGAGGCCTTCTACCAGTTTGTCAACAATCTCAGTGACGAGGACTATCGGCTCATGAGAGACAACAATCTGTTGGGAACCCCAG GAGAGGTAACGGAGGATGAGCTGTTTAATAGACTTCAGCAAATCAAAGATGGTCCAGACCAGCCAAATAACAACACCCCTAGTACCGAAGTTGGAGAAGAGCCAGCTG TACAACCAGAAAGCTCAGAGGATCCTGCCGGTGGAGATAGTCTCCTGGACTGGCTAAACACAGTGAGACGCACTGGCAATACAACCAGAACTGGACATCGCGGAAACCAGTCATGGCGGGCAGTAAGCCAGACCAACCCAAACAGTGGCGATTTTCGTTTCAGCCTTGAAATCAGCGTCAACCGTAACCTGGCCGAACAGCAGGCAGCTGCCGAAGGGGAGCAGGAGTCTCCAGGGGGTCAAGAACAAGAAGTAGTGGCCAGTGCTGAACCTCAGGTCCCCATGGAGACAGAAGTGCTGGAAGAACCAGTTGTAGAGGAGTTGGCTGTCATTGTGGAGCCAGAGCCTGAGCTAGAAGAGGTTGTTTCACCAGAGATTTTAGAAGAATCTCCAAGCTCACCTGCTGCCTTGCCAGTACAACCCCCACTATCTCTTTCTCCtcgcagaggtcaaaggagaccCCGTAGCAGAAGTCCAGAACCACGAAGGACAAGGGCGCGTACAGCCAGGAGCCGTTCCCCTCTGAGCTTGGATCAGCTGGATGGTCTCCCTAATCCACGTCCGGCTCCCGCCTCTCAAGTCCCTACCCCTGCTACCAGTTCTCCCCCTCTGCCTCAAGTAGAGGGCAGTTCACGGACTCGACAGCATGTTCTTTCCAGGCAAAGCACAGCTGACAGTGATGTACAGCCATCCAGGGCAAGTGCTGAATCTGTCCCAGAGGTCCAAAATGTTGAAGCTCAGGAAGGAGAGGCTGCTGGGGGAGAGGCTGGTGCAGCAGGACGCCGTCCACCTACTATTATGCTAGATCTCCAGGTGCGTCGTGTGCGTCCAGGTGAATATCGGCAAAGAGACAGCATTGCCAGTCGTACCCGTTCACGCTCCCAGAActcaaacaacacatttctttatGAAAGTGAGCGTGGTGGATTTCGTAGAACTTTCTCACGCTCTGAGCGTGCTGGTGTGAGGACCTACGTCAGCACTATTCGCATCCCTATTCGAAGAATCTCTGATGCAGGTTTGGGAGAGGCCACATCAATGGCTCTCCAGTCTATGATTAGACAGATTATGACTGGTTTTGGTGAACTTGGCTACCTCATGGATTCAGACTCTGACTCTTCAGATTCAAACCGTGGAGCCAGCACACCTTCGGATCTGGGTGAAACCCTCAACAACCCAGAAGCTACTCCCGCTGCTGTTTCGGCTCCAGCTGCCGATGTTGATGAGccgcctgcagctgctggagtcAGAGCACGGACAGTTGAGACTGATTTGGTTGAGGGACTTGCCACGGCTCCGCCGGCATCTGGTGGCAGGGCTCGACCTAGACCAGCTATCAGCTTAGAGGAGCCAAGCTCGCTGCCCTTCCTGCGACTCGCCCACTTCTTCCTtctaaatgatgatgatgaggaccAGCCCCAGGGGCTTACTAAAGAGCAGATTGACAATCTCTCCATGCGCAACTTTGGCGAGACTGATGCCTTGAAAACTTGCAGCGTCTGCATAACAGAGTATGCAGAAGGTAACAAGCTACGTAAACTACCTTGCTCTCATGAGTATCATGTTCACTGCATTGATCGCTGGCTCTCTGAAAACTCAACTTGTCCCATCTGCCGCAGGGCTGTCCTGGTGTCGGCCAACCGAGAGAGTGTGGTGTAG
- the nexmifb gene encoding neurite extension and migration factor yields MDVLTDSGLTLIVKTSEPENANVLENTGACEQNADLSLCRLVDAALPPSSPRPAAETSQQASPTQQRTTPTPPPLPLPICTDPSLDLTAAPCPPSDDSTTVVPQIPHTPTPTSLPPPAVNSWGSAGDVKKTPHPLPIALPLSATMMEPGTVSALTEECLLQPSRTCLGCFIETCDATDPNSIQNPPHDPDTNPDTETGLSVRIGDVSREDFSDINNISIQCLSHAGEAVSHFGEQLLSDQLLSFPLPKAPGEGKRVDGNKTTEDCDDAEDDATTKNLYEGLLLDKVSGEEVLLANAGQDWGYFESFISESKMELLDLCSKNELSVNLFSEDDVDNLFDDEDDDSTLSSDVCSLKIRYESFQDNMREKTNVLQEETQFNFFPSVLANCAKKEEGVGVLRRSAEELHPKTDELILETGHERKAGDCSGRSPLDGSEGSPMSTPKVNYLMDFNSTEESGEFSDDSSCTGSSSDTLQEGKFKKGHSKRFLSPSNPLNYGLRSKRKVRYSDDYLYDVDSLESEKNAEKKEKAPAGQKEEEDVDWCPKKRRKSCRKEPPVVIKYIIINRFKGERLMSVKLGKLDPLDATVSLNTDTVSKYEKLAPLKDFWQERQRERQEQLKLVARDKKQRSFHLNGRHHRPFNSSHPKRKYKIANRLKVQRIHAVEQSATAQGSSLSDQGQGGVTKEEATPMVGGIIAAPGLPVTLDTSSITHAVTAKSRSQEREEREGRRLGGNKTVRIRKFKSEARLRSKKMKEAEGEEGRSVTNETDACLAAAQIENPTAGLEEAGISSTTVKPNFSDNTTPAHTSEEEFSFVTSTCSPDKAPSSEEVEAGVPVIPGGYLQTLLDATDSSGGAAISYFPQQPSRQQYPLGLSLEEKQFSSLQLAQSCVLSPPSESELQQSPQNCPSFPQMWHQQLCASHSQSFGPETPETPILPNNFPGAVPLTENLPVSNYSQLSPEADRLLYDKSYLTEAGLQPGADVQVCQSACVDGQVQYQRGSLCTDNGRLVSYDSVGSLSASSSNYSSLSLKSCEREGEEEGRDSFLAHCSPKVVIQQSVDALTPLRESSDLLDISNFTPDKFRHSSLSELSPPETPNLSPQVVGREMKISGNVGEYQDVNDMTMDCNREVKWNCDVIQQQEHTANAYTVEDSQFPLHNFNNQNVLCIDKKELGVTEFDEQTGEMLTGAKSIKSKRKGTCKQTAAGQSPKKVRAPRAPKSEKVKTPKQNSRSTKKIKAMLEGKAAKNQAGGCATGLTDSSTTGDWSGSGWSESNNLVGDDQREFEEPSNILSNIVSGMAEVQRFMMASIEPLWNPMSEACMPSEANSLNLKTLKILAGTEADLKKKGAALTGAGRGRKAGGKGGKNQAKFNPSHPLFPQLALGCNMFDKPNFINPGPAHKKLYRHKTSAKFPRIETLKGKRGERDPNKDIALMTSFEKLR; encoded by the exons GAGCATGTGAGCAGAATGCTGATCTGAGTCTGTGCAGGCTCGTTGATgctgctctccctccatcctcacccCGACCTGCTGCAGAGACGTCACAGCAGGCCAGTCCAACACAACAGAGAACCACACCTACACCACC GCCCCTGCCCCTGCCCATTTGCACTGACCCCTCTCTTGACCTGACAGCAGCCCCCTGCCCTCCCTCTGATGACTCTACCACTGTAGTTCCCCAAATTCCCCACACTCCCACTCCCACCTCACTTCCCCCTCCCGCTGTGAATTCCTGGGGCTCAGCGGGAGACGTCAAGAAGACTCCTCATCCGCTGCCCATTGCCCTTCCTCTGTCGGCCACAATGATGGAGCCTGGCACTGTGTCTGCCCTGACAGAGGAGTGTCTTCTTCAGCCTTCACGCACCTGCCTTGGCTGCTTCATCGAAACCTGTGATGCTACTGACCCCAATTCCATCCAGAACCCACCGCATGACCCTGACACTAACCCAGACACAGAGACTGGGCTAAGTGTAAGGATAGGGGATGTAAGCCGGGAGGACTTCTCAGACATTAACAACATCAGCATCCAGTGCCTGAGTCATGCAGGAGAGGCAGTGAGTCACTTTGGAGAACAGCTCCTCTCTGACCAGCTACTAAGCTTTCCTCTGCCGAAAGCCCCAGGTGAGGGCAAGAGAGtggatggaaacaaaacaacagaggatTGTGACGATGCAGAGGATGACGCAACAACGAAGAACTTGTATGAGGGACTGTTACTGGACAAAGTGAGCGGAGAGGAGGTTCTGTTGGCTAATGCCGGCCAGGACTGGGGCTACTTTGAGTCCTTCATCAGCGAAAGTAAGATGGAACTGCTGGACCTTTGTTCTAAGAATGAACTGTCAGTCAACCTCTTCTCTGAGGACGACGTCGACAACCTctttgatgatgaagatgatgattcaACTTTAAGCAGTGATGTCTGTTCGCTGAAGATTCGTTATGAGTCTTTCCAGGACAACATgagggagaaaacaaatgtgctccaggaggagacacagttCAACTTCTTCCCCAGTGTCCTGGCTAACTGTGCCAAGAAAGAGGAAGGAGTGGGCGTCCTGAGGAGGAGTGCTGAGGAGCTTCATCCCAAAACTGATGAGCTCATCCTGGAGACCGGACATGAAAGAAAAGCTGGGGACTGCAGTGGTAGGAGCCCTCTTGACGGCTCCGAGGGTTCACCCATGTCTACTCCCAAAGTCAATTACTTAATGGACTTCAATTCCACGGAGGAGTCGGGAGAATTCAGTGATGACAGCTCCTGCACGGGCTCCTCCTCAGACACTCTGCAGGAGGGCAAATTTAAAAAGGGCCACTCAAAAAGATTCCTCAGCCCCTCCAACCCACTGAACTATGGTTTACGCTCCAAGAGAAAGGTCAGATACAGCGATGATTACTTATATGATGTGGACTCGCTCGAGAGTGAGAAGAATgctgagaaaaaggaaaaagctcCTGCTGgtcagaaagaggaggaggatgtggactGGTGCCCCAAAAAACGACGGAAATCCTGTCGCAAGGAACCACCCGTGGTCATCAAGTACATCATCATCAACAGGTTTAAAGGAGAGAGACTCATGTCAGTGAAACTGGGAAAGTTAGACCCTTTGGATGCTACTGTGAGcctaaacacagacacagttagCAAATATGAGAAACTGGCTCCTCTGAAGGATTTCTGGCAAgagaggcaaagagagagacaggaacagCTTAAGCTGGTTGCCAGAGATAAAAAACAACGCAGTTTTCATCTAAACGGACGCCATCATCGCCCTTTTAATTCTAGTCATCCCAAAAGGAAATACAAGATTGCAAACAGGCTTAAGGTTCAGAGGATTCATGCTGTGGAACAATCAGCAACAGCACAgggctcttctctctctgatcaGGGCCAGGGAGGTGTCACTAAAGAGGAGGCCACCCCCATGGTAGGGGGAATAATAGCAGCTCCAGGCCTCCCAGTCACATTAGACACAAGCTCCATCACGCACGCAGTCACAGCCAAGAGCCGCTcccaggagagggaggagagggaggggaggagattgggaggaaataaaacagtCAGGATAAGGAAATTCAAAAGCGAAGCAAGGCTGAGGagcaagaaaatgaaagaggcagaaggagaggaggggaggagtgtGACAAATGAAACGGATGCCTGTCTAGCTGCGGCACAGATTGAGAACCCGACTGCTGGGTTAGAAGAGGCAGGCATTAGCTCAACTACAGTCAAACCCAATTTTTCTGACAATACCACCCCTGCTCACACATCTGAGGAGGAATTTTCCTTTGTTACGTCCACCTGCTCTCCTGATAAAGCTCCTTCctcagaggaggtggaggcgggTGTCCCTGTCATCCCGGGAGGCTACCTGCAGACCCTGTTAGATGCTACAGACTCTTCTGGCGGAGCAGCTATCTCCTATTTCCCCCAGCAGCCCTCTAGGCAGCAGTATCCTCTGGGGCTAtccctggaggagaaacagttttcttctctgcagctaGCTCAGAGCTGCGTCCTCTCGCCTCCTTCTGAGTCCGAGCTCCAACAGTCCCCCCAAAACTGCCCCAGCTTCCCCCAGATGTGGCACCAGCAACTCTGCGCAAGTCACAGCCAGAGCTTTGGGCCCGAGACCCCTGAGACTCCCATCTTACCCAACAACTTCCCAGGTGCCGTGCCCCTGACCGAAAACCTGCCAGTGTCTAACTACAGCCAGCTGAGCCCTGAGGCTGACAGGCTGCTTTATGACAAGAGCTACCTGACGGAGGCTGGGCTGCAGCCCGGGGCAGATGTGCAAGTGTGTCAGTCTGCCTGTGTTGACGGCCAGGTGCAATACCAGAGAGGGTCCTTGTGCACAGACAATGGCAGGCTCGTCAGCTATGACTCAGTGGGCTCTCTGTCAGCCTCTTCTAGCAATTACAGCTCCCTCAGCCTCAAGTCTTGTGAGcgagagggtgaggaggagggccGAGACAGCTTCTTAGCTCATTGCAGTCCAAAAGTGGTGATTCAGCAGAGTGTGGATGCCCTTACCCCACTCAGGGAGTCCTCAGACCTACTGGATATCTCCAACTTTACCCCTGACAAGTTCAGACACTCATCACTGTCAGAACTGTCGCCTCCTGAGACCCCCAACCTGTCCCCGCAGGTGGTGGGGCGTGAGATGAAGATATCGGGGAATGTTGGAGAATACCAGGATGTTAATGATATGACCATGGACTGCAATAGGGAAGTAAAGTGGAACTGTGATGTTATACAGCAACAAGAGCACACAGCAAACGCATACACGGTGGAAGACAGCCAGTTTCCACTGCACAACTTCAACAATCAGAATGTGTTATGTATAGATAAAAAGGAGCTGGGTGTTACAGAATTTGATGAACAGACTGGTGAGATGCTCACTGGAGCGAAAAGCATAAAGTCTAAGAGGAAAGGCACTTGCAAACAgacagctgcaggacagagCCCAAAGAAAGTCAGGGCTCCCAGAGCTCCCAAGTCAGAAAAGGTAAAGACGCCCAAACAGAACTCACGTTCCACTAAAAAAATAAAGGCTATGTTAGAGGGTAAGGCAGCAAAGAACCAGGCAGGTGGTTGTGCCACAGGCCTGACTGACAGTAGCACCACTGGGGACTGGTCTGGCAGCGGCTGGTCAGAGAGCAACAATCTGGTGGGGGACGACCAGAGAGAATTCGAGGAGCCCTCCAATATCCTTTCAAACATTGTCTCTGGCATGGCTGAGGTCCAAAGGTTCATGATGGCCTCCATTGAGCCACTGTGGAATCCCATGTCGGAGGCCTGTATGCCCTCCGAGGCCAATAGCCTCAACCTAAAGACCCTCAAAATCTTGGCAGGCACAGAAGCGGACCTGAAGAAAAAAGGAGCTGCGCTCACAGGGGCTGGGAGAGGCCGAAAGGCTgggggaaagggaggaaaaaaccAGGCCAAATTCAACCCCTCTCATCCCTTATTCCCTCAGCTAGCACTGGGCTGTAACATGTTTGATAAACCCAACTTTATTAACCCTGGGCCTGCACACAAAAAGCTGTACCGCCACAAGACCAGTGCAAAGTTCCCTCGGATTGAGACACTGAAGGGGAAGCGAGGTGAGAGGGACCCAAATAAGGACATAGCACTGATGACCTCTTTTGAGAAACTGAGGTAA